One part of the Haliotis asinina isolate JCU_RB_2024 chromosome 2, JCU_Hal_asi_v2, whole genome shotgun sequence genome encodes these proteins:
- the LOC137271955 gene encoding amiloride-sensitive sodium channel subunit beta-like → MSDKKVAWTDEPSSTDNIGSLWTDFTQNAGFHGASKLTPGHNYRLRCASWTVAVLVMSAYMSYNITKELMDYYRYPVITNTNVDVLEEVPFPAVTFCNQSPFNLSKVRAADPHLEEFFRNVSVLGSFIGPVNWNNPVLNGSTFRDSKSLDWWRNLHMDPKDMLSICLMNGVSYEPCWSAMKPVFTSLGYCATYNWNASDVITVRVAGADRNLLIFVKVDQINYVLGYQLSSGIKVILHDPRIHPDVAGTSFLAAPGTTTNAVIQRSTYRYLPPPYQAFKNRTCVDTLDPSFNNTLEYFDTYTYENCLRECMTKITYKICGCVAISDNPAIGQYCSIYNQTKCYYPTYEYVMRNATIRKLCNCQLPCSFEAYNVKVSSSKYPSDVSIRMLLDLNMAQNEEYVTKNFLEIRLFYEDLIALSTEQSPKYTTESLIGNLGGQMGICLGASILTVTEVGEFLLIVCLSMFRRCKRGGEIKPVTHMKH, encoded by the exons ATGTCAGACAAGAAAGTTGCCTGGACAGATGAACCATCATCTACAGACAATATAGGAAGTCTGTGGACTGATTTCACTCAAAATGCGGGATTCCATGGGGCCAGCAAACTCACCCCTGGGCATAACTACAGACTACGATG CGCATCATGGACAGTTGCAGTCCTGGTTATGTCTGCCTACATGTCCTACAACATAACAAAGGAGTTGATGGACTACTACAGATATCCAGTCATCACCAACACAAATGTCGATGTCCTTGAGGAAGTGCCTTTCCCTGCAGTCACATTCTGCAATCAGAGTCCGTTCAACCTGAGCAAAGTAAGAGCAGCCGATCCTCATCTTGAGGAATTCTTCAGGAATGTCAGTGTGTTGGGTTCATTCATAGGACCGGTAAACTGGAACAATCCTGTACTGAATGGATCTACCTTTCGAGACAGTAAGTCACTTGACTGGTGGAGAAATTTACACATGGATCCAAAAGATATGttaagtatttgtttgatgAATGGTGTTTCATATGAACCATGCTGGTCGGCGATGAAGCCTGTGTTTACCTCCTTGGGTTATTGTGCCACTTACAACTGGAATGCTTCTGATGTAATTACAGTGCGTGTAGCTGGTGCAGATAGAAATCTtctcatttttgtgaaagttgaTCAGATCAACTATGTACTTGGTTATCAGCTGTCATCTGGAATAAAG GTAATCCTGCACGATCCTCGTATCCACCCAGATGTAGCGGGAACTTCTTTCCTGGCAGCTCCGGGAACAACAACTAATGCTGTTATACAAAGATCAACG TACCGGTACTTACCTCCTCCCTACCAGGCCTTCAAGAATCGAACATGCGTGGATACACTTGATCCTTCATTTAACAACACCTTGGAATATtttgacacatacacatatgaaaACTGCCTACGAGAATGTATGACAAAGATTACATACAAAATATGTGGTTGTGTCGCAATATCTGATAACC CAGCCATTGGACAATATTGTTCCATTTATAACCAGACGAAATGCTATTATCCGACATATG AGTACGTGATGAGGAATGCGACGATTCGGAAACTGTGTAATTGTCAACTACCCTGCTCTTTTGAGGCATATAATGTAAAGGTTTCATCTTCAAAATACCCATCTGATGTCTCCATTCGCATGCTTCTTGACTTAAACATGGCTCAGAATGAGGAATATGTCAC AAAGAACTTTCTCGAAATAAGACTGTTTTATGAAGACCTGATTGCCCTGTCGACAGAGCAAAGTCCGAAGTACACAACAGAGTCTCTCATCG GAAACCTTGGAGGCCAAATGGGCATCTGTCTCGGAGCTAGTATCTTGACTGTCACCGAAGTAGGCGAGTTCCTCCtcattgtctgtctgtccatgttCAGAAGATGCAAGCGTGGTGGCGAAATCAAACCGGTCACGCACATGAAGCACTGA